A genome region from Mesorhizobium sp. B2-1-8 includes the following:
- a CDS encoding Mrp/NBP35 family ATP-binding protein, protein MSITKETVVERLKTVNGPDFTGNIVDLGMVSEIFIADSKVFFSITVPAARAPEMEPLRAAAERVVKAIPGVAGAVVALTAEKKGGGMEAPVPSRPAPRPAPPAAAPRAAPHAPASQSHGKRGVPGIEAIIAVASGKGGVGKSTTAVNLALGLAANGLRVGVLDADIYGPSMPRLLNIHGRPQTVDGKILKPMENYGLKVMSMGFLVDEETPMIWRGPMVMSALTQMLREVEWGRLDVLVVDMPPGTGDAQLTMAQQVPLAGAVIVSTPQDLALIDARKGLNMFKKVDVPLLGIVENMSYFLAPDTGKRYDIFGHGGARREAERLGVTFLGEVPLEMGIRESSDAGTPVVASKPDGAEAKIYRDIASKVWDRVNEERGAAEAAVPNIVFE, encoded by the coding sequence ATGTCCATCACCAAGGAAACCGTCGTCGAGCGCCTGAAGACCGTCAACGGGCCGGACTTCACCGGCAACATCGTCGATCTCGGCATGGTGTCGGAGATTTTCATCGCCGATTCGAAGGTGTTCTTCTCGATCACCGTTCCCGCCGCGCGTGCCCCGGAGATGGAGCCGTTGCGAGCCGCCGCCGAGCGGGTGGTGAAGGCCATTCCCGGCGTGGCCGGCGCGGTCGTCGCGCTGACGGCCGAAAAGAAAGGCGGCGGCATGGAGGCACCGGTTCCATCGCGTCCCGCACCCAGGCCGGCTCCGCCCGCCGCCGCACCGCGGGCGGCTCCGCATGCTCCCGCTTCGCAAAGCCACGGCAAGCGCGGCGTGCCCGGCATCGAGGCGATCATCGCGGTTGCCTCCGGCAAGGGCGGCGTCGGCAAGTCGACCACGGCCGTCAATCTGGCGCTTGGCCTTGCCGCCAATGGCTTGCGGGTTGGCGTGCTCGATGCCGACATCTACGGTCCGTCGATGCCCAGGCTGCTCAACATCCACGGCCGGCCGCAGACGGTCGACGGCAAGATCCTGAAACCCATGGAGAATTACGGCCTCAAGGTGATGTCGATGGGTTTCCTCGTCGATGAGGAGACGCCGATGATCTGGCGCGGGCCGATGGTGATGTCGGCGCTCACGCAGATGCTGCGCGAGGTCGAATGGGGGCGGCTCGACGTGCTCGTCGTCGACATGCCGCCTGGCACCGGCGACGCGCAGCTCACCATGGCCCAGCAGGTGCCGCTGGCCGGCGCGGTCATCGTCTCGACGCCGCAGGACCTGGCGCTGATCGATGCCCGCAAGGGTCTCAACATGTTCAAGAAAGTCGACGTGCCGCTGCTCGGCATCGTCGAGAACATGAGCTACTTCCTCGCCCCGGACACCGGCAAGCGCTACGATATTTTCGGCCATGGCGGCGCGCGCCGCGAGGCCGAAAGGCTGGGCGTCACCTTCCTGGGCGAGGTGCCGCTGGAAATGGGCATTCGCGAGAGCTCGGACGCCGGCACGCCGGTGGTCGCCTCGAAGCCCGACGGCGCCGAGGCGAAAATCTACCGCGATATAGCCTCCAAGGTCTGGGACAGGGTCAATGAGGAACGTGGCGCGGCCGAAGCGGCTGTGCCGAACATCGTATTTGAGTGA
- a CDS encoding VOC family protein translates to MLENSNATANLAVRDLAKAKAFYEGTLGLKQVHDEGGELIVYKSGDTTINVYRSQFAGTNKATAVTWTVGDAIGTVVAALKSKGVVFEHYEMPGLTLEGDVHVGQGMRVAWFKDPDGNILNLVDR, encoded by the coding sequence ATGCTTGAAAACAGCAACGCAACGGCCAATCTCGCGGTCAGGGACCTGGCCAAGGCAAAGGCTTTCTATGAGGGGACGCTCGGCCTGAAACAGGTGCACGATGAGGGCGGCGAACTGATCGTGTACAAAAGCGGCGACACCACCATCAATGTCTATCGCTCCCAATTCGCCGGAACCAACAAGGCGACAGCGGTGACGTGGACGGTCGGCGACGCGATCGGCACCGTCGTCGCCGCGCTGAAATCGAAGGGCGTCGTCTTTGAACACTACGAAATGCCCGGTTTGACGCTGGAAGGTGATGTCCATGTCGGACAGGGTATGAGGGTCGCTTGGTTCAAGGATCCGGACGGCAACATCCTGAATCTCGTCGACAGGTAG
- a CDS encoding formate dehydrogenase beta subunit — protein MTPRIYIPGDSGALALGAEKVAKAIANELAERGIDAKIVRNGSRGAYFLEPMVEVATDNGRVAYGPVKPSDVKSLFDSGFLQGGYHKRWLGAPDKIPFLAKQTRLTFARCGINDPLSLDAYKSLGGLKGLQNAVAMAPADIVKQVTDSGLRGRGGAGFPTGIKWKTVLDTTSERKYIVCNADEGDSATFADRMIMEGDPFVLIEGMAIAGIATGATKGFVYIRSEYPHAVAVMNKAVEIARKAGVLGVNVLGSPNAFDMEIRVGAGAYVCGEETSLLNSLEGKRGVVRAKPPLPAIQGLFGKPTVINNVISLASVPIIMDKGATFYKDFGMGRSRGTIPIQIAGNVKQGGLFETAFGLTLGEIVDDIGGGTSTGRPVKAVQVGGPLGAYFPRALFDTPFDYEEFAKRDGLIGHAGVTVFDDTADMLKQARFAMEFCAIESCGKCTPCRIGSTRGVETIDRLAAGIEPEKNLALVTDLCNTMKFGSLCALGGFTPYPVMSSITHFPEDFKPAPARVAAE, from the coding sequence ATGACCCCACGCATCTACATTCCCGGCGATTCCGGCGCGCTGGCGCTGGGCGCGGAAAAGGTCGCCAAAGCGATCGCAAATGAACTGGCCGAGCGCGGCATCGATGCCAAGATCGTGCGCAACGGCTCGCGCGGCGCCTATTTCCTCGAACCGATGGTCGAGGTGGCGACAGACAATGGCCGTGTCGCCTACGGGCCGGTGAAGCCGTCGGACGTGAAGAGCCTGTTCGACAGCGGCTTTCTCCAAGGCGGGTATCACAAGCGCTGGCTGGGTGCGCCCGACAAAATCCCGTTCCTCGCCAAGCAGACGCGGCTGACCTTCGCACGCTGCGGCATCAACGACCCGCTGTCGCTCGATGCCTACAAATCGCTCGGCGGATTGAAGGGCCTGCAGAACGCGGTGGCCATGGCGCCCGCCGACATCGTCAAGCAGGTGACCGACTCCGGCCTGCGCGGTCGCGGCGGCGCGGGCTTCCCGACCGGCATCAAATGGAAGACGGTGCTCGACACGACATCGGAGCGCAAATACATCGTCTGCAACGCCGATGAAGGCGACAGCGCCACCTTCGCCGACCGCATGATCATGGAGGGCGACCCCTTCGTGCTCATCGAAGGCATGGCCATCGCCGGCATCGCCACCGGCGCGACCAAGGGTTTTGTCTACATCCGCTCGGAATATCCGCACGCGGTGGCTGTCATGAACAAGGCGGTCGAGATCGCCCGCAAGGCCGGCGTGCTCGGCGTCAATGTGCTGGGCTCGCCCAACGCCTTCGACATGGAAATCCGCGTCGGCGCCGGCGCCTATGTCTGCGGCGAGGAAACCTCGCTCTTGAACAGCCTGGAAGGCAAGCGCGGCGTGGTGCGCGCCAAGCCGCCGCTGCCCGCGATACAAGGATTGTTCGGCAAGCCGACGGTGATCAACAACGTCATCTCGTTGGCCTCGGTGCCTATTATCATGGATAAGGGCGCCACCTTCTACAAGGATTTCGGCATGGGCCGCTCACGCGGCACGATCCCGATCCAGATCGCCGGCAACGTCAAGCAAGGCGGCCTGTTCGAAACCGCTTTCGGCCTGACACTGGGCGAGATCGTCGACGATATCGGCGGCGGCACGTCCACTGGACGTCCGGTCAAGGCGGTGCAGGTCGGCGGGCCGCTCGGCGCCTATTTCCCGCGCGCCTTGTTCGACACGCCGTTCGACTACGAAGAATTCGCCAAGCGCGATGGACTGATCGGCCACGCCGGCGTCACAGTTTTCGACGATACTGCCGACATGCTGAAGCAGGCACGCTTCGCCATGGAGTTCTGCGCCATCGAAAGCTGCGGCAAGTGCACGCCTTGCCGCATCGGCTCGACGCGGGGCGTGGAAACCATCGACAGGCTTGCCGCCGGCATCGAGCCGGAGAAGAACCTCGCTTTGGTCACGGACCTCTGCAACACGATGAAGTTCGGTTCGCTCTGCGCGCTGGGCGGCTTCACGCCCTACCCGGTGATGAGCTCGATCACGCATTTCCCCGAGGATTTCAAGCCCGCGCCGGCGCGCGTGGCTGCTGAATAG
- a CDS encoding trimethylamine methyltransferase family protein: MSVVLEKQEAAADQRSRRSGGREARRAMRAAPLADDIKPVRAGLEGGSYGPLKGNDRERIHDAVLTLLETVGFANAIPSCIEALTQAGATYGDDGRIRFPRALVLETIKKAARNFTLHGQDPRHDMVIQGKRVHYGTAGAAVHLVDVEKREYRESLLQDIYDAARIVEGLDNIHFFQRPMVPRDIPDPLEMDFNTLYACVMGTSKHVGTSFTVRENVQPALEMLYAIAGGEENFRARPFVSNSNCFVVPPMKFAEDACGVLEACVEGGIPILLLSAGQAGATAPAAIAGAVVQAVAEVLAGLVYVNAIKPGHPAIFGTWPFVSDLRTGAMSGGSAEQAVLTAACAQMAQFYDLPGGSAAGMTDSKLPDIQSGYEKGITDVMAGLAGLNLVYESAGMHASLLGFCLESLIIDNDMLGHCLRCVRGIEVTDEALSIDTIADVCLKGPGHYLGNEQTLRLMQTEYFYPAVGDRFSPKEWNEKGRPDILQRAIIEKKRVLAERFPRHVPKLLDDKLRARFGDMIKLPRGGMGG; the protein is encoded by the coding sequence ATGTCTGTGGTTCTTGAAAAGCAGGAAGCGGCGGCGGATCAACGCTCGCGCCGCTCCGGCGGACGCGAAGCGCGCCGCGCCATGCGGGCAGCGCCGCTCGCCGACGACATCAAGCCGGTTCGTGCCGGCCTCGAGGGCGGCAGCTACGGGCCACTCAAGGGCAATGATCGCGAGCGCATCCACGACGCGGTGCTGACGCTCCTGGAGACAGTCGGCTTCGCCAACGCCATCCCCTCCTGCATCGAGGCGCTGACCCAGGCCGGCGCCACTTATGGCGACGATGGCCGCATCCGGTTCCCGCGCGCGCTGGTGCTCGAGACGATCAAGAAGGCGGCACGGAACTTCACCCTGCACGGCCAGGATCCCAGACACGACATGGTGATCCAGGGCAAGCGCGTGCACTACGGAACGGCAGGCGCCGCGGTTCATCTGGTGGATGTCGAGAAGCGCGAATACCGCGAGTCGCTGCTGCAGGACATCTATGACGCCGCCCGCATCGTCGAAGGGCTCGACAACATCCATTTCTTCCAGCGGCCGATGGTGCCGCGCGATATTCCCGATCCGCTCGAAATGGACTTCAACACGCTCTACGCCTGCGTGATGGGCACGTCCAAGCATGTCGGCACCTCATTTACGGTCCGCGAGAACGTGCAGCCGGCGCTCGAAATGCTCTATGCCATCGCCGGCGGCGAGGAGAATTTCCGCGCCCGGCCATTTGTGTCGAATTCGAACTGCTTCGTCGTGCCGCCGATGAAGTTCGCCGAGGACGCCTGCGGCGTGCTCGAGGCCTGCGTCGAGGGCGGCATTCCAATCCTGCTGCTGTCGGCGGGCCAGGCCGGAGCCACGGCACCGGCGGCGATTGCCGGCGCCGTGGTGCAGGCGGTGGCCGAAGTGCTGGCCGGCCTGGTCTATGTCAACGCCATCAAACCAGGGCATCCGGCGATCTTCGGCACCTGGCCGTTCGTATCGGATCTCAGGACAGGCGCCATGTCGGGCGGCTCTGCCGAACAGGCTGTCTTGACCGCGGCTTGCGCGCAGATGGCGCAGTTCTACGACCTGCCGGGGGGCTCGGCCGCCGGCATGACGGACTCGAAACTGCCTGACATCCAGTCGGGCTATGAGAAGGGCATCACCGATGTGATGGCCGGCCTTGCCGGGCTCAACCTCGTCTATGAATCGGCCGGCATGCATGCCTCGCTGCTCGGCTTCTGCCTGGAAAGCCTGATCATCGACAACGACATGCTCGGACACTGCCTGCGCTGCGTGCGCGGCATCGAGGTGACCGACGAAGCGCTGTCGATCGACACCATCGCCGATGTCTGCCTGAAGGGGCCAGGTCATTATCTCGGCAACGAACAGACCTTGCGGCTGATGCAGACGGAATATTTCTATCCCGCCGTCGGCGACCGGTTTTCGCCGAAGGAGTGGAACGAGAAGGGTCGGCCGGACATCCTGCAGCGCGCGATCATCGAGAAGAAGCGCGTCCTTGCCGAACGCTTTCCGCGCCATGTGCCGAAGCTGCTCGACGACAAATTACGCGCCCGCTTCGGCGACATGATCAAGCTGCCGCGCGGCGGCATGGGCGGGTAG
- the chrA gene encoding chromate efflux transporter, whose protein sequence is MSSLVSGKDADVVDVPAVPSFREATKLWAKIGLLSFGGPAGQIALMHKELVEHRRWIGEQRFLHALNYCMLLPGPEAQQLAIYIGWLLHRTVGGLVAGVLFVVPGALVMLTLSTFYALYGDVPLVEALFFGVKAAVLAVVVEAVIRIGRRALKNRVMVAIAACAFLGIYVLSIPFPLIVLLAGLVGWLGNRVAPALFSGSAHGKNDAPDIRGAVDLMFERGELAHTRPTRWHAPRTVAIWLPIWLGPVLLLWALTGTSSVWTQIGGFFSLMAVVTFGGAYAVLAYVAQAAVESFGWLAPGEMVDGLGLAETTPGPLILVLQFVGFIAAFRHSGSLNPLLGGSLGALLTLWVTFTPCFFWIFLGAPYIEALRGNKALSAALGAITAAVVGVILNLALWFAMHVIFHQVSKLGLGMNVPVPSSIDWRAALLSCAAMIAILKLKIGMLPTLAGSALAGVLLLAVSG, encoded by the coding sequence ATGAGCAGCCTCGTTTCGGGGAAAGATGCGGACGTCGTGGATGTGCCGGCGGTCCCGAGCTTCCGCGAGGCTACGAAACTCTGGGCGAAGATCGGATTGCTGAGCTTCGGCGGACCCGCGGGGCAGATCGCGCTCATGCACAAGGAATTGGTCGAGCACCGGCGCTGGATCGGCGAACAGCGTTTCCTGCATGCCTTGAACTACTGCATGCTGCTGCCCGGTCCCGAGGCCCAGCAGCTCGCCATCTATATTGGCTGGCTGCTGCACAGGACGGTCGGCGGTCTCGTTGCAGGCGTCTTGTTCGTGGTGCCCGGTGCGCTCGTCATGCTCACCCTGAGCACCTTTTATGCGCTCTATGGTGATGTCCCGCTGGTCGAGGCGCTGTTCTTCGGGGTGAAGGCCGCCGTGCTTGCGGTGGTGGTCGAGGCGGTGATCCGCATCGGCCGCCGCGCCTTGAAGAACCGGGTGATGGTGGCGATCGCGGCTTGCGCTTTTCTCGGCATCTATGTGCTCAGCATCCCGTTCCCGCTCATCGTCCTGCTTGCGGGGCTGGTGGGATGGCTGGGAAACCGGGTCGCGCCAGCCCTGTTTTCCGGCTCGGCGCACGGCAAGAACGACGCTCCCGACATCAGGGGCGCGGTCGACCTGATGTTCGAACGCGGCGAACTGGCCCATACCAGGCCGACACGATGGCATGCGCCGCGCACGGTCGCCATCTGGCTGCCGATCTGGCTCGGGCCGGTTCTGTTGCTCTGGGCGCTCACCGGGACGAGCAGCGTGTGGACGCAGATCGGCGGGTTCTTCAGCCTCATGGCGGTCGTCACCTTCGGCGGCGCTTACGCGGTTCTTGCCTATGTCGCACAGGCCGCCGTCGAATCGTTCGGCTGGCTGGCGCCCGGCGAGATGGTCGACGGGCTCGGGCTTGCCGAAACCACGCCTGGTCCGCTCATTCTGGTGTTGCAGTTTGTCGGCTTCATCGCCGCGTTTCGCCACTCCGGCTCGCTGAACCCGTTGCTTGGCGGATCGCTTGGAGCGCTGCTGACCTTGTGGGTCACGTTTACCCCATGCTTCTTCTGGATATTCCTCGGTGCGCCCTATATCGAGGCCTTGCGTGGCAACAAGGCCCTGTCGGCCGCGCTCGGAGCCATCACCGCCGCCGTCGTCGGCGTCATCCTGAACCTCGCTTTGTGGTTCGCCATGCACGTGATCTTTCACCAAGTCAGCAAACTTGGCCTCGGCATGAATGTGCCGGTGCCGTCATCGATCGACTGGCGAGCCGCATTGTTGTCATGTGCCGCCATGATCGCCATCCTCAAGCTGAAGATCGGCATGCTGCCGACACTTGCCGGGTCAGCCCTGGCCGGTGTCCTGCTGCTGGCGGTGAGCGGATAG
- a CDS encoding LysR family transcriptional regulator encodes MIDKLEFFIALAREEHFGRAAEVCGVTQPTLSAGIKQLEGQLGVMLVLRGSRFQGLTPEGKQVLVWARRIVGDSRTMREEMRAARHGLSGRIRIAAIPTALAMVARLTTPFREKHPGVTFSVLSRTSIEVLSLLGNFDVDAGITYLDNEPLGRVTSVPLYDERYQLITAIGNPYSDRDKVTWAEISHLPLCLLTPDMQNRRIIDQHLAEAGVQVRPTLESNSMIVLFSHIRTGKWSSIMPLNLAETFGFSEPIRAIPIVEPDASHTVGLVAAPREPHTPLVQALLDEAMALADDFRAHR; translated from the coding sequence ATGATCGACAAGCTGGAATTCTTCATCGCACTGGCCAGGGAAGAGCATTTCGGCCGCGCCGCGGAAGTGTGCGGCGTCACCCAGCCGACGCTGTCGGCCGGCATCAAGCAACTGGAAGGCCAGCTCGGCGTCATGCTGGTACTGCGCGGCTCGCGCTTTCAGGGGCTGACGCCGGAGGGCAAGCAGGTGTTGGTCTGGGCGCGCCGCATCGTTGGCGACTCCAGGACCATGCGCGAGGAGATGCGGGCGGCGCGCCACGGCCTCTCAGGCCGCATCCGCATCGCCGCCATCCCGACGGCGCTCGCCATGGTGGCGCGGCTGACGACGCCGTTTCGCGAAAAGCATCCGGGCGTCACTTTTTCAGTATTGTCGCGCACCTCGATCGAAGTACTGTCGCTGCTGGGCAATTTCGATGTCGATGCCGGCATCACCTATCTCGACAACGAACCGCTGGGACGGGTGACCAGCGTGCCGCTCTATGACGAGCGCTACCAGTTGATCACCGCTATCGGCAATCCCTATTCCGACCGCGACAAAGTGACATGGGCGGAGATCAGCCATTTGCCGCTGTGCCTTCTGACCCCGGACATGCAGAACCGCCGCATCATCGACCAGCATCTGGCCGAGGCCGGCGTGCAGGTGCGGCCGACACTGGAATCGAACTCGATGATCGTGCTGTTCTCGCACATCCGGACCGGCAAATGGTCGTCGATCATGCCGCTCAACCTTGCGGAAACATTCGGTTTTTCCGAACCGATCCGAGCCATCCCGATTGTCGAGCCCGATGCCAGCCACACAGTTGGCCTGGTGGCCGCGCCGCGCGAGCCGCATACGCCGCTGGTGCAGGCGCTGCTGGACGAGGCGATGGCGCTGGCAGACGATTTCCGCGCCCATCGCTAG
- a CDS encoding IlvD/Edd family dehydratase, whose protein sequence is MAGAPTKKKKFRSQEWFDNPDNPGMTALYLERYLNYGLTRAELMSGKPLIGIAQTGSDLSPCNRHHIELAKRVREGIVSMGGIPFEFPCHPIQETGKRPTAALDRNLAYLGLVEVLYGYPLDGVVLTIGCDKTTPALLMAAATVNIPAIALSVGPMLNGWHKGKRTGSGTIVWESRQRLSAGEIDYDEFMDIVASSAPSTGYCNTMGTATTMNSLAEALGMQLPGSAAIPAPYRERGQIAYETGKRIVDMVHEDLKPSDIMTRAAFENAIVVNSAIGGSTNAPIHLNAIARHLGVPLDNDDWQKVGLNVPLIVNLQPSGEYLGEDYHHAGGVPAVVAELMKAGMLPHPDALTVNGKSIGANCEGVANENTDVIRTVAEPLKANAGFINFKGNLFDSAIMKMSGISPEFRERYLSNPNDPEAFEGNAMVFDGPEDYHARIDDPAQGIDEHTILFMRGAGPVGYPGGAEVVNMQPPAYLIKKGIHALACIGDGRQSGTSGSPSILNASPEAAVGGGLALLKTGDRVRIDLRKGTANILVSDDEITRRRAELEKDGGYHYPQHQTPWQEIQRGMVDQFSAGMVLKPAVKYQDVAHTMGVPRDNH, encoded by the coding sequence ATGGCCGGCGCCCCCACGAAAAAGAAAAAGTTCCGCTCGCAGGAGTGGTTCGACAATCCCGACAATCCGGGAATGACGGCGCTCTATCTCGAGCGCTACCTGAATTACGGACTGACACGCGCCGAGCTGATGTCGGGCAAGCCGCTGATCGGCATTGCCCAGACGGGCTCCGATCTCTCGCCTTGCAACCGGCACCACATCGAGCTCGCCAAGCGCGTGCGCGAAGGCATCGTCTCGATGGGCGGCATTCCTTTCGAATTCCCCTGTCATCCGATCCAGGAGACCGGCAAGCGGCCGACCGCGGCACTTGACCGCAACCTCGCTTATCTCGGCCTGGTCGAGGTGCTCTATGGCTATCCGCTCGACGGCGTCGTGCTGACCATCGGCTGCGACAAGACCACGCCCGCCTTGCTGATGGCGGCGGCGACCGTCAACATCCCGGCCATCGCGCTGTCGGTCGGCCCGATGCTCAATGGTTGGCACAAGGGCAAGCGCACCGGCTCGGGCACCATCGTGTGGGAATCGCGCCAGCGCCTGTCGGCCGGCGAAATCGACTATGACGAGTTCATGGACATCGTCGCCTCCTCGGCGCCGTCCACGGGCTACTGCAACACGATGGGCACCGCCACCACGATGAATTCGCTGGCCGAGGCGCTCGGCATGCAACTGCCCGGTTCGGCCGCCATCCCGGCGCCGTACCGCGAACGTGGCCAGATCGCCTACGAGACCGGAAAGCGCATCGTCGACATGGTGCACGAGGACCTGAAACCGTCCGACATCATGACTCGCGCGGCCTTCGAAAACGCCATCGTCGTCAATTCGGCGATCGGCGGCTCCACCAACGCGCCGATCCATCTCAATGCGATTGCCCGCCATCTCGGCGTACCGCTCGACAATGACGACTGGCAGAAGGTCGGCCTCAATGTGCCGCTCATCGTCAACCTGCAGCCGTCGGGTGAATATCTCGGCGAAGACTATCACCACGCCGGCGGCGTACCCGCCGTGGTGGCCGAACTGATGAAGGCCGGAATGCTGCCGCATCCCGATGCCCTGACCGTCAACGGCAAGTCGATCGGTGCCAACTGCGAGGGGGTCGCCAACGAGAACACCGACGTCATCCGCACCGTGGCCGAGCCGCTGAAGGCCAATGCCGGCTTCATCAACTTCAAGGGCAATCTGTTCGATTCGGCGATCATGAAGATGAGCGGCATCTCGCCGGAATTCCGCGAGCGCTATCTGTCCAACCCGAACGATCCGGAAGCCTTCGAGGGCAACGCCATGGTCTTCGACGGCCCGGAGGATTACCACGCCCGCATCGACGATCCGGCGCAAGGCATCGACGAGCACACCATCCTGTTCATGCGCGGCGCCGGCCCCGTCGGCTATCCAGGCGGCGCCGAGGTCGTCAACATGCAGCCGCCGGCCTACCTTATCAAGAAGGGTATCCACGCGCTGGCCTGCATCGGCGACGGCCGCCAGTCCGGCACGTCGGGCTCGCCGTCGATCCTCAACGCCTCGCCGGAAGCCGCCGTCGGCGGCGGCCTGGCGCTGCTCAAGACCGGTGACCGCGTCCGCATCGACCTGCGGAAAGGCACCGCGAATATCCTCGTCAGCGACGACGAAATCACCCGGCGTCGCGCCGAACTGGAGAAAGATGGTGGCTATCATTATCCCCAGCACCAGACGCCGTGGCAGGAGATCCAGCGCGGCATGGTCGACCAGTTCTCGGCCGGCATGGTGCTGAAGCCGGCGGTGAAATACCAGGATGTCGCGCACACCATGGGCGTGCCTCGCGACAATCACTGA
- a CDS encoding chromate resistance protein ChrB domain-containing protein, with the protein MPSTTAITVQQLSRLIGLPGAPVIVDVRIDDDHDADPRLLPASHRRNFKTVSVWANDLAGSQVAVVCQRGQKLSQGVAAWLRHQGVAAESLEGGFEAWRDAGGLLVRAGKIPSRDEKGRTVWVTRARPKVDRIACPWLIRRFIDPHAVFLFVEAAEVPAVADRFQAVPFDIDNVFWSHRGERCTFDTMIEEFGLESQALDRLATIVRAADTARLDLVPQAAGFLAASLGLSRMFRDDLEQLGAGMLLYDAFFRWCRDATDETHNWPGGAKPS; encoded by the coding sequence ATGCCGTCAACAACCGCTATCACCGTACAGCAACTATCCCGTCTGATTGGTCTGCCCGGCGCACCTGTGATCGTCGATGTCCGCATCGATGACGATCACGACGCCGATCCGCGCCTACTGCCGGCCTCGCACCGGCGCAACTTCAAAACCGTCTCGGTCTGGGCAAACGATCTTGCCGGCAGTCAAGTGGCCGTCGTCTGCCAGAGGGGGCAAAAGCTTTCGCAGGGCGTGGCCGCATGGCTGCGGCACCAGGGCGTTGCCGCCGAGTCCCTCGAAGGCGGTTTCGAGGCCTGGCGCGATGCCGGGGGCCTTCTGGTCCGCGCCGGCAAGATACCGTCCCGCGATGAAAAAGGCCGCACCGTCTGGGTGACGCGGGCTCGCCCCAAGGTCGACCGCATCGCCTGCCCCTGGCTGATCCGGCGTTTCATCGATCCGCATGCGGTCTTTCTTTTCGTCGAGGCGGCCGAAGTGCCTGCCGTCGCCGACCGCTTCCAGGCAGTGCCCTTCGACATCGACAATGTGTTCTGGAGCCACCGCGGCGAACGCTGCACCTTCGACACGATGATCGAGGAGTTCGGGCTGGAATCCCAGGCACTCGACCGCCTTGCCACGATCGTGCGCGCGGCCGACACCGCCAGGCTCGATCTCGTTCCCCAGGCCGCCGGATTCCTTGCCGCCTCGCTCGGCCTGTCACGCATGTTCCGCGACGATCTGGAACAGCTGGGGGCGGGGATGCTGCTCTATGACGCGTTCTTCCGCTGGTGCCGCGACGCCACCGACGAGACGCACAACTGGCCGGGCGGGGCAAAGCCGTCATGA
- a CDS encoding SRPBCC family protein: MALVIEGEERIAAPVQKVWEALNDPTVLKDAIPGCKSLEMKSATEMAATVVLKIGPIKATFNGEVTLKNLKPPHAYTIQGEGKGGIAGFAKGGADVTLTADGPDATVLKYAAKAEVGGKIAQLGSRLIESTSKKLAGQFFSAFGEKVGG; the protein is encoded by the coding sequence ATGGCTTTGGTGATCGAGGGCGAGGAACGTATCGCCGCACCCGTGCAGAAAGTGTGGGAAGCGCTGAATGACCCAACCGTGCTGAAGGACGCCATTCCGGGCTGCAAGAGCCTGGAAATGAAATCGGCGACCGAGATGGCGGCAACGGTGGTGCTGAAGATCGGGCCGATCAAGGCGACCTTCAACGGCGAAGTGACGCTGAAAAATCTCAAGCCGCCGCATGCCTATACCATCCAGGGCGAAGGCAAGGGTGGCATCGCCGGCTTCGCCAAGGGCGGCGCCGACGTCACCCTCACCGCCGACGGGCCGGACGCGACGGTCCTCAAATATGCCGCCAAGGCAGAAGTCGGCGGCAAGATCGCGCAGCTCGGCAGCCGGCTGATCGAATCGACATCGAAGAAACTGGCCGGACAGTTCTTTTCGGCATTCGGCGAAAAAGTCGGCGGCTGA
- a CDS encoding formate dehydrogenase subunit gamma, translating into MTVQPASTEIASRIAAIIEELKDLEGPLLPILHGIQEEFGHVPQASLPVIADGLNLSRAEVHGVVSFYHDFRARPAGRHVLKLCQAEACQSMGSDAVAARVKQLLGIDFHETTHDGSVTLEPVYCLGLCACSPSAMLDGEVIGRLDDEKIDEIVAEVRS; encoded by the coding sequence ATGACCGTGCAGCCTGCAAGTACCGAGATCGCGTCGCGCATTGCGGCGATCATCGAGGAGTTGAAGGACCTCGAAGGTCCGTTGCTGCCGATCCTGCACGGCATCCAGGAAGAGTTCGGCCATGTGCCGCAGGCCTCGCTGCCGGTCATCGCCGACGGGCTGAACCTCTCCAGGGCCGAAGTGCACGGCGTCGTCAGCTTCTATCACGATTTCCGTGCCCGGCCGGCCGGCCGGCACGTGCTGAAGCTCTGCCAGGCGGAAGCCTGCCAGTCGATGGGCTCGGACGCCGTCGCCGCCAGGGTCAAGCAGTTGCTCGGCATCGATTTCCATGAGACCACGCATGACGGATCGGTTACGCTGGAGCCGGTCTATTGTCTCGGGCTGTGTGCCTGTTCGCCGTCGGCTATGCTGGACGGCGAGGTGATCGGACGGCTCGATGACGAGAAGATCGACGAGATCGTCGCCGAGGTGCGCTCATGA